One Paenibacillus sp. FSL W8-0186 genomic window carries:
- a CDS encoding ROK family protein yields MKYAIGIDIGGTKTAIGIIDSDGKVCAKTSLPTDLTVDPHVMVSRIADAAKQLLAEQSLNEAQIEGIGVGAPGPLNTKTGHIVKPPNMPAWHGFPLLESLKRHFVLPIAFENDATAAALAEKWQGAARDADHFIFITISTGIGAGIFSHGKLITGSTGNAGDVGHLVIDPSAGDCVCGQQGCWEFVASGTAIARQASRLLGRDVSSKEAFDLAQEGHPGMKTLIDQVFRYIGIGCVTLINTFDPEKVVIGGGVSQVGKPLFSSVQDYVSRCALNPSGQSTPIVPAALSQDAGLIGAAALIHMKY; encoded by the coding sequence GTGAAATACGCGATAGGCATCGATATCGGCGGTACCAAGACGGCGATCGGGATCATCGATTCGGATGGAAAGGTTTGCGCCAAGACCTCCCTGCCTACAGATCTAACGGTTGATCCGCACGTGATGGTCAGCCGTATAGCCGATGCCGCCAAGCAGCTGCTTGCGGAACAGAGCCTGAACGAAGCCCAAATTGAAGGCATTGGAGTCGGGGCTCCCGGCCCTTTGAATACGAAGACGGGCCATATCGTCAAGCCGCCCAATATGCCGGCTTGGCATGGCTTCCCTTTGCTTGAATCCTTGAAGCGGCATTTTGTGCTTCCGATTGCATTCGAGAATGACGCCACGGCCGCTGCACTGGCTGAGAAATGGCAGGGAGCCGCGCGGGACGCCGACCATTTCATCTTCATAACGATCAGTACCGGCATCGGTGCCGGCATATTCTCGCACGGCAAGCTGATTACGGGCTCGACCGGCAACGCTGGCGACGTAGGGCATCTGGTCATTGACCCATCCGCCGGGGACTGCGTATGCGGCCAGCAGGGCTGCTGGGAGTTCGTCGCTTCCGGTACAGCTATCGCCAGACAAGCTTCCCGGCTGCTTGGCAGGGACGTCAGCTCCAAAGAGGCGTTCGATCTCGCTCAGGAAGGGCATCCCGGCATGAAGACGCTGATCGATCAAGTGTTTCGCTACATCGGCATCGGCTGCGTCACACTGATCAACACCTTCGATCCGGAAAAGGTGGTTATCGGCGGCGGCGTCTCGCAGGTCGGTAAGCCACTGTTTAGCTCCGTGCAGGATTATGTCAGCAGATGCGCCTTAAATCCGTCGGGACAGAGCACCCCGATTGTCCCTGCCGCATTAAGCCAGGATGCAGGACTCATCGGCGCTGCTGCATTGATCCATATGAAATATTAA
- the manA gene encoding mannose-6-phosphate isomerase, class I, whose protein sequence is MNQQPIFLKPVFQERIWGGSKLAELFGYDIPYAKTGECWAVSAHPNGQSVVKAGPYQGLTLGELWSSHPELFQSESPVFPLLTKILDASDDLSVQVHPDDEYAGEHENGELGKTECWYIIDAEPGAEIIYGHEAKSKEQLVQWIEEGNWEGLLTKVPVHPGDFFYVPSGTIHALGKGIVVLETQQSSDTTYRVYDYDRKDKDGNTRELHLDKAIDVTTIPQSYKKETYDTFTQEGLTVTSFVSNDFFTVQKWDLDGQAHLEAGKKYMLCSVIEGQGQLTTGDNQYPLNKGDHFILPVSFGPYELNGSMNLIVSSE, encoded by the coding sequence ATGAATCAACAGCCTATTTTTCTAAAACCTGTATTTCAAGAGCGCATTTGGGGCGGAAGCAAGCTGGCAGAGCTATTCGGCTACGATATACCTTATGCGAAGACCGGAGAGTGCTGGGCGGTATCGGCTCACCCCAACGGACAAAGCGTTGTCAAAGCCGGGCCCTACCAGGGACTGACCCTTGGGGAGCTATGGTCGTCCCATCCGGAATTATTTCAATCGGAATCACCGGTATTCCCTTTGCTGACCAAGATTTTGGACGCTTCCGACGACCTCTCCGTTCAGGTTCATCCGGACGATGAGTATGCTGGAGAGCATGAGAACGGCGAGCTGGGCAAGACGGAGTGCTGGTATATCATTGACGCCGAGCCGGGCGCAGAGATCATTTATGGCCATGAGGCCAAATCCAAGGAGCAGCTCGTGCAGTGGATCGAGGAAGGAAATTGGGAGGGGCTTCTTACCAAGGTTCCGGTTCATCCCGGCGATTTCTTCTACGTGCCTAGCGGGACGATTCATGCACTCGGCAAAGGAATCGTTGTGCTTGAGACGCAGCAGAGCTCAGACACTACCTATCGTGTTTACGATTATGATCGTAAAGACAAGGACGGAAATACCCGGGAGCTTCATTTGGACAAGGCCATTGACGTCACCACGATTCCCCAGTCGTACAAGAAGGAGACCTATGATACATTTACGCAAGAAGGACTTACTGTCACCTCCTTTGTATCAAACGATTTCTTCACCGTACAAAAATGGGATCTCGATGGCCAGGCCCATCTGGAAGCTGGCAAGAAATACATGCTTTGCAGCGTAATTGAAGGACAAGGACAGTTGACTACCGGAGACAATCAATACCCGCTAAACAAGGGCGACCACTTTATTCTCCCTGTCTCCTTCGGCCCGTATGAATTGAACGGTTCGATGAATTTGATCGTGTCCTCGGAATAA
- a CDS encoding DinB family protein: MTLSKPQSGEYLEHFEEYIREVPEGELISLLELQPEEAMLKLGTLSDEAGNYKYAEGKWSLKEVLGHITDTERVMSYRLLRIARGDKTPLPGFNEELFVSHANFERLSIQQLLKDFTTVRKATLSLIRQLDDEAWQRVGTASGGPVSSRALAYIIAGHAIHHFRIIRERYLIGHM; encoded by the coding sequence ATGACGTTGTCTAAACCACAGTCAGGAGAGTATCTGGAGCATTTCGAGGAATATATTCGTGAAGTGCCCGAAGGAGAGTTAATTTCTCTGCTTGAGCTTCAGCCGGAGGAAGCAATGCTGAAGCTGGGAACACTTTCGGACGAAGCCGGTAATTACAAGTATGCGGAAGGCAAATGGAGCCTGAAGGAAGTGCTGGGGCATATAACGGATACGGAGCGCGTCATGAGCTATCGGCTGCTGCGGATTGCCAGGGGAGATAAGACGCCGCTGCCGGGCTTTAACGAGGAGCTGTTTGTGAGCCATGCCAATTTTGAACGGCTGTCGATCCAGCAGTTGTTGAAGGATTTTACGACGGTCAGGAAAGCGACTTTGTCGCTTATCCGGCAGTTGGATGATGAAGCTTGGCAGCGGGTCGGAACCGCAAGCGGGGGACCTGTATCCAGCAGGGCGCTTGCTTATATTATCGCCGGTCATGCGATTCATCATTTCCGCATCATTCGCGAACGGTATTTAATCGGACATATGTAA
- a CDS encoding DUF3006 domain-containing protein, with protein sequence MVGIIEGFEGEYCIIEVDGQTRDVPRELVGAGVKTGDVVEWDGARWNANAEKTKQRSEYVKSLMDDVWDD encoded by the coding sequence ATGGTTGGGATCATTGAAGGCTTTGAAGGTGAGTATTGTATTATAGAGGTAGATGGCCAGACAAGGGACGTGCCTCGCGAGCTGGTAGGCGCCGGCGTAAAGACCGGAGATGTCGTGGAATGGGACGGAGCCCGGTGGAATGCAAACGCCGAGAAGACAAAGCAAAGAAGCGAGTATGTGAAGTCTTTGATGGATGACGTATGGGATGATTAA